Proteins encoded within one genomic window of Oryza brachyantha chromosome 7, ObraRS2, whole genome shotgun sequence:
- the LOC102703881 gene encoding histone-lysine N-methyltransferase, H3 lysine-9 specific SUVH1-like: MAGGQQTTSVPMDNAAVVDAKPLRTLTPMFPAALGLHTFTAKENSSSIVCVTPFGPYAGGTEQAMPASIPPMFASPAAPTEPNQRQPYMVHLNGAAPANGTANNTVVIPDLQTSGAATAESGKRKRGRPRRVQDSSVPSAHLIPPVSSAPGGNFTAVQAPSSATTDAPGKKKRGRPRRVDVPILSTPSAPQVHSTPVLQTPPASAVNQSGTRKRGRPRRVQDNADTSAPPIQSKYSEPVLQTPSVVTSSENGKRKRGRPKRVPDSSLISSSHSGFSIDDDSGDITTGKRGRPRKIDVNLLNLPPLFSDDPRESADNVLMMFDALRRRLMQLDEVKEGAKQQHNLKAGSIMMSAELRTNKNKRIGEVSGVEVGDMFYFRIEMCLVGLNSQSMSGIDYMSAKFGNEEDPVAISIVSAGVYENTEDDPDVLVYTGQGMSGKDDQKLERGNLALERSLHRGNQIRVVRSVKDLTCPTGKIYIYDGLYKIREAWVEKGKSGFNVFKHKLIREPGQPDGIAVWKKTEKWRENPSCRDHVILRDISYGAESKPVCLVNEVDDEKGPSHFTYTTKLSYINSLSSMRKMQGCSCASVCLPGDDNCSCTHRNAGDLPYSASGILVSRMPVLYECNDSCKCSHNCRNRVVQKGSQIHFEVFKTGDRGWGLRSWDPIRAGTFICEYAGEVIDKNSMIGEDDYIFETPPSEQNLRWNYAPELLGEPNLSDSSETPKQLPIIISAKRTGNIARFMNHSCSPNVFWQPVLYDHGDEGYPHIAFFAIKHIPPMTELMYDYGQSQGNVQLGINSGCRKSKNCLCWSRKCRGSFG, translated from the coding sequence CACACTTTCACTGCAAAAGAAAACTCATCTTCAATTGTCTGTGTCACCCCGTTTGGACCGTATGCTGGGGGCACTGAACAGGCAATGCCTGCTAGTATTCCACCAATGTTTGCATCACCAGCTGCCCCTACAGAGCCCAACCAGAGGCAGCCGTATATGGTTCACTTGAATGGAGCTGCTCCTGCTAACGGTACAGCGAACAACACAGTGGTCATCCCTGATTTGCAAACATCTGGAGCAGCCACGGCTGAATCTGGTAAGAGGAAGAGGGGTAGACCCCGGCGTGTGCAAGATTCTTCTGTTCCTTCAGCTCATTTGATTCCTCCAGTTTCTTCAGCTCCAGGAGGTAATTTCACTGCTGTCCAGGCGCCTTCTTCAGCAACCACAGATGCACCTGGTAAGAAGAAGAGGGGTAGACCCAGGCGTGTAGATGTTCCTATACTGTCAACTCCTTCAGCTCCTCAAGTACATAGTACACCAGTTCTTCAGACACCTCCTGCATCTGCTGTAAATCAATCTGGTACAAGGAAAAGGGGGCGACCCAGGCGTGTACAGGATAATGCAGATACTTCAGCTCCCCCAATTCAATCAAAATATAGTGAGCCTGTTTTACAGACACCTTCTGTTGTCACCTCATCAGAGAATGgtaagaggaagagaggacggCCAAAGCGTGTGCCTGATAGTTCACTGATTTCTTCAAGTCATTCAGGTTTTTCAATTGATGATGATTCTGGTGACATAACAACAGGGAAACGTGGACGGCCTAGGAAAATTGATGTCAATCTGCTGAACCTGCCACCTTTGTTTTCAGATGATCCTAGGGAATCTGCTGATAATGTACTTATGATGTTTGATGCATTGAGGCGGAGGCTCATGCAGTTGGATGAGGTGAAGGAAGGAGCAAAGCAACAACATAACTTGAAGGCTGGGAGCATCATGATGAGTGCTGAACTTCGCACAAATAAGAACAAGAGGATTGGAGAGGTTTCAGGTGTTGAAGTTGGTGATATGTTCTACTTCAGAATTGAGATGTGTCTGGTAGGACTTAATAGTCAGAGCATGTCCGGGATTGATTACATGTCTGCTAAGTTTGGTAATGAGGAGGATCCTGTGGCTATCAGTATCGTGTCAGCTGGTGTGTATGAGAATACTGAAGATGATCCAGATGTGCTGGTTTACACTGGACAGGGCATGTCTGGAAAGGATGACCAAAAGCTTGAGAGAGGTAATCTTGCACTTGAGAGGAGTTTACATAGAGGTAATCAAATCAGAGTTGTTCGAAGCGTAAAAGATTTGACTTGTCCTACTGGTAAGATATACATTTATGATGGCCTTTATAAAATAAGAGAAGCGTGGGTCGAGAAAGGAAAATCTGGCTTTAATGTGTTCAAACACAAGTTGATCAGGGAACCTGGTCAACCTGATGGCATTGCGGTTTGGAAGAAGACTGAAAAATGGAGGGAAAATCCATCCTGTAGAGATCATGTTATATTGCGTGATATATCATATGGCGCAGAAAGCAAGCCTGTTTGCcttgtaaatgaagtggatgaTGAGAAAGGTCCTAGCCACTTCACCTACACAACTAAACTGAGCTACATAAATTCTCTCAGCTCAATGAGAAAGATGCAGGGCTGCAGTTGCGCAAGTGTATGTCTTCCTGGTGATGACAACTGCTCTTGCACACATCGGAATGCTGGTGATCTGCCCTACAGTGCTTCAGGCATACTTGTTAGCCGGATGCCTGTGTTGTATGAGTGTAACGATTCCTGTAAGTGCTCACATAATTGCCGGAACCGAGTTGTACAGAAAGGTTCCCAGATCCACTTTGAAGTGTTTAAGACAGGAGATCGAGGTTGGGGACTTCGTAGTTGGGATCCAATTCGAGCTGGCACATTTATTTGTGAATATGCAGGTGAGGTTATTGACAAAAACAGTATGATTGGAGAAGATGATTACATCTTTGAGACACCTCCTTCTGAGCAGAATTTAAGATGGAACTATGCGCCAGAATTACTGGGTGAACCTAATCTCTCTGACTCAAGTGAGACACCTAAGCAACTGCCAATAATCATCAGTGCAAAACGAACTGGAAACATAGCTCGCTTTATGAACCACAGCTGCTCACCAAATGTCTTTTGGCAACCAGTTTTGTATGATCATGGTGATGAGGGGTACCCACATATCGCATTCTTTGCAATTAAGCATATTCCTCCAATGACAGAGCTTATGTATGATTATGGTCAGAGCCAGGGTAATGTTCAACTGGGAATCAATTCTGGATGTCGGAAGTCCAAAAACTGCTTATGTTGGTCGCGCAAATGCAGAGGTTCCTTTggctaa